The region GAAGCGCTAACAACTTGCTTTCCCTGGCTCTGCTCTCCATCCCCACAGCTCACCACGAACCCTTGGTCCTTCAAAACTTCCTGGTCCAACCTACTCAGTGTCCATTCATTCCATTTTTAaccttgaaataaaaatgatagttttCTTGCCAGCAAAAGTGGGTTTACTCCTAAAAAGCTGAGGCTAGCATTATGCATTACAACACTTTTATAAAGGAATGGGTGGGGTGGCTATTATACACACAGAGTTCATTGGAGTAAACTAGGAGTGCTAAGCATAGGTTCTTTCATTGGCTGATCTGTGACGGTTTCCCATTGCCTGAACTGCTGCCCTGGAGATGGAAATCCTTTCTAACTCCTACTGGAATAGTAAAGTAGTATTGATATGTTTTTGAAGTAGTCTTGTTGGGTTCCAGAGTTgctggccaagaaagaattctccaaatgttttggttttaaaaaaaagtgattttattaatgCAAGGGGACAGGAACCATAGGCAGAAAGAGCTGAGGCCTCTAGCTGCCCCAAGATTGTAAGGGgcaactgattatatactttgggaTTGGGAGAAGTAAAGATAAGGAAGTTCCACAAGGATTTTCACGCGCCAAAGAAGACTCCTAGAATATCAGAGGCCTTGCTATCTTACACCAAGGTTATTTTTCCCTCTAGAAAGGCTTTAAGGCAGTTGAGAGCTTCCTGAGGGAATCTTATACTCTTATACTCCCTCAAGTACTTGTCAATGGATGGCAGGTTTTGAGgacattattttatctatttccttctccctttgtttctcACATCAGTATTGGCAAGCAAGGTAGTCTTTCCCTGCAGACTCAGCATTTGAGGACAGTGGTAGGTAGGGCATGAGCACCTGCCCTGCTGACCTCTTGACTCCATTTTCAAAAGGTCTCCTCTTATTAATTTGCACACAATCATTGTGGAAGGAGTTTTGTTGTCACAAGAGCCCTGATAGCTGACTTAGGGGAACTGGATTGTGCTCTCCCCTGGCTCACGACTTACTTGGTGACTTGTGTAAATCTATAATATCTCTACACTTATTTATTAATCTACCTGCTGAGAACTGGAAATGAAGGACTTCGAGTAAAATACCTTGAATATCATGAGAGAAGAGAATAAATCTCATTGAGCACTGTATAGCCACAATAAAGGAAATATCGAGTACTATTATCCATGGTATAGATGATGTATTCAACTTTCCAGGTTGTTCCTTCATTCATAGACCTCAGAGGTTTCCTGAATGAGCCTTCCTGGACTGTAACCCCCTTGAAGGGAAAGATTACATCTTGCTTTTATTTGTGTCCCCAGTGCCTCACTCATTGCAGACActcaatatttaatgaatgaaggGTTGAAGGAGTATGTgagatgatgatgttgatgatgatgactattattattattatcattattattattatttttacggTTGTCATTACAAGCAATAAATTGGAGATGTTACAAGAGGATGGGAAGTCCCCCAAGGTCCAGGCTGGATTTGATTCCCTAGATGTCACTTCTCCCCCTTGCTCCCCTCTACTCTAAACAGTTTCCTCATTGCATTTTTCACTTCATTGTTCCTCAAAGTGTAGATCAGAGGGTTCAGAAAAGGTGGCATGACAATGTTAAAGAGGATGACAAGTTTGTCAGCAGCCAGGGTGCTGGAGGGACGAGTATACATGAACATGAGGGGCAGAAGGACCAAAAGAACAGTGATGATGTGTGAGCCACATGTAGAGAGAGCCTTGCGCCAGCCCTCAGATGACTGGTTTCTCAGGTTCAGTAAGATGACCACGTAGGAGATGATAAGGATGATAAAGGACACCAAAGTGATCATACTACTGTTGACCATCACAATGAGCCCCACCACATAAGTGTCTGCACAGGCCAGCTTCAGCAAGGGATGAACATCACAGAAGAAGTTGTCAATCTCATTAGGCCCACAAAAGGGCAGCTGGACTGTGGGGAGGGTCTGTAGGATGGAATGCAGGAAGCCACCCACCCAGCACGCCCCTGCCAGCAGACCACACTTCCACCGATCCATGATAGCCGTGTAGTGCAGGGGCctacagatggccacatagcggtcataggccatagCTGTGAGGAGAAAGATCTCAGTGCAACCAAAGAAGTGGGCAGAAAAGAGCTGGGTCATGCAGCCATTGAAGGAGATGGTCTTTCGCTCCATGAAACTGTTAGCAATCATCTTGGGTGTGGTAGCAGATGGATAGCACATGTCCGCAAAAGACAGGTGGCTGAGGAAGAAATACATGGGAGCATTCAGGGTCTTGCTGgcattgatgatgatgatgaccagAAGGTTCCCCAGGACAGTGAGCACGTGAAAGAGGGAGAAGACCACAAAGCACACAAGCTGCATCTCCCTGCTCTGGAAAAGGCCGAACAACACAAATTCAGTCACGTTGTTCTTGGTTCCCATGGCTTCTCTGCCCTGAGCACTGACAAAGTAGTTGGCTCTGCAAGGACACAAATTATATGACATTAGAAAGTTTCCCAAATCGGGAAAAACAGAATACTGTATTCAGGACTAATAATGATTCTAACACCAAACTACAATTGAGGGAGAACAGTTCCCCACACCTAAAGCAATTCTCAGAAACCAACaaggtgtcctacaattcaactcagttctgacactatgTACCTGGAGACAGTTTCAGATCCTACCAGTGAAGGGTGCAGCCCACAAGACTGGCCACTGTTCTGTACTCCAAATGCCAGTTGCAACCCAGATCATCAACTGTGCTTCTGATAATGTCTATTGATCAAAGATTCCAGTGACCCCCTTCCTTCTGTTTGATtcatttgctagagcagctcacagaattcagaagaagatttattataaaaagatataactcagatagccagatggaagagatgcataaggCATGATTTGTGGTAAGGGCACGGAATTTACATGCTCTCTGACAGCATCACTCTCCCCAGATCTCTACCTTTTCACCAACCTGGAATCTCTCTAAACCTCAGCCTTTGGATTTTTTATGGAGCCTTCAGTACCTAGGCATGagtgattaaatcattggccattggccaTCATTCAACCATTAGTCCCTCTATCCTCCCCCAGGTTCCAGAGGTAGAACCCTGCAATCACAGGGTTGGTTCCCCATCCACTCATCCCCCAATCTCACATGTCCTAGGGGTATTCCAAaggtcacctcattaacataatgAAAGACACCCTGATCTCTCTCACCACTCAGGAAATTCAAGGGTTTTAGAAGCCATGTGCTACAAATTGGGACAAAGACCAAGTACATACTTCTAATCATAAGCCACTACATCACAAGGTCCCAGCTACGCTATATACTAACTGTGGACTTTGGCAAATCAATTAACTTTTCAGGACCTCAGTttcaaagtctaaaaaaaaacaggcagattTCCAGTTCAAGATGGTGACACAGAAAGACTGGTCCCACCTCCTCCACAGAACACACCAAATTATACTTAGAACAATTCCAgaagaactgagggctgactCAACAGCTCCTGAACAATCAAATATAGAATGGcaagagacaccaagagagacagagacatagtaCAAAGGGAACCCCACATTTGATGCTCTAAGTGGGAGTAGGGAGGTATAGTACCTAAGGCCTGAGAACAGATCCCTCTATCTTTGGTCACAGAAAAAAAGCCTTGGTTTAAAAGAGCAACTAGTGTTAAAGGCAGGTACTTAAGTTCTAACAGGATATCTGGAGGTCAGCAAAGAAGTTCTGGCCAGCTAGTGGGAAAGTCAGAGGCCCATCCTCCTGGTAGTGTTCCAAAACAAAGCCACAAGAAGCCAGGTCAAACCAGACTGGCTCAAGATAAAAATTTTCTCAGACCAACAAAAGGTAAAGAGTTTATCATCACTAAACTAGCCTTACAGGAAATGTTAAAGGGTCTTCTTAGGTGGAAAAGAAATTACCATAATTAGATACTAGAACACTgtgaataaaaagatgtaaaatatgacagtatatacataaaatgtggagaaGGGAGTAAGACTTGAAGAGatggaacaagaaaaagaaagatttatctttttctgtttgtttcttttttaatatagaatgTTTTTGagagggacgcccaggtggctcatcagttgagcatctgccttcagctcagggcctgatcccggagacctgggatcgaatttcacattggactccctgcatggagcctgcttctccctctgcctgtgtctctgcccctctgtgtgtgtgtgtgtgtgtgtgtgtgtgtgtgtgtctcatgaataaataaataaaatctttaaaaaaaaaaaagaatgtttttgagggacacctggaaggctcagtagttaagcatctaccttcagctcagggcagaatcccagggtcctaggaccaactttgcatcaggctccctgcagggtaccttcttctccctctaactatgaa is a window of Vulpes lagopus strain Blue_001 chromosome 11, ASM1834538v1, whole genome shotgun sequence DNA encoding:
- the LOC121472337 gene encoding olfactory receptor 4S1-like → MGTKNNVTEFVLFGLFQSREMQLVCFVVFSLFHVLTVLGNLLVIIIINASKTLNAPMYFFLSHLSFADMCYPSATTPKMIANSFMERKTISFNGCMTQLFSAHFFGCTEIFLLTAMAYDRYVAICRPLHYTAIMDRWKCGLLAGACWVGGFLHSILQTLPTVQLPFCGPNEIDNFFCDVHPLLKLACADTYVVGLIVMVNSSMITLVSFIILIISYVVILLNLRNQSSEGWRKALSTCGSHIITVLLVLLPLMFMYTRPSSTLAADKLVILFNIVMPPFLNPLIYTLRNNEVKNAMRKLFRVEGSKGEK